Within Larus michahellis chromosome 5, bLarMic1.1, whole genome shotgun sequence, the genomic segment CCACACTGGGCTAGCACCCCCCAGCCTGCTGGGCTGCCATCACCCAGACAAGAATTGCCCTAAAATTAGCTTCAAGTTCCTTGCAAGAGGACGATTTGTGGGCCTGTGGAGCATCCACATCCCTGGCAGGGATGGTGTTGGGGAGGGAAACCAGCTCCTAGGCTGTATCCATCTCCTCCTGTCCCCCGCTTCCCGCAggtgaaggagctggaggagcagctggggaggcGGCCGGAGCCGGAGGAGCTGGATATGGCCCAAGCTGCTCTGGCTGCGGCAGAGGATGAGAAACTGGAGCTGAGGAAGCGGCTGCAGGAGGCCGaggggcggctggcggggctgAAGGAGGAAGGTGGGTGGTTTCCCCCCTGCCTGACGCAGGCAGGAACCTGCAGCAGTGCCAGAGGGATGCCCATGGCACTGCCTGCCCATGGGTGGGGTGGGCTGAGGCTTGGAGGGGCACCAGCCCCCCGCACAGCCCCAACCGCACCCCATTGCAGTGGGGTCGCTGCGGGAGAAGCTGGCCCAGGGTCCGCCACCGCAGAGCCAGACCCCTGAGATGGTTGCACccgcgccaccgccgccgccgccgccaccgccactGCCACCACCCACACCCGCTGTCCCCGTGGAGTAAGTGACGCCGCCGGACATCCCCGTTacctcctgcagaaagcagttccAGTAGCCCAGGGGCTTCCAGCTTGTCTCTGCCATAGCAAATAAGCTGGGCTGGGGGCAAACCCTGCTCCCCCCCGCAACCCACCGCCCTCGCCCGTCATGCCGGGCTGTCCTCAAGCCATGCCCGGGCATCGTCCCCAGCAGGAGGTACAGGGTGcaggtggggagcagagctggccgcaggggCCAGACCCCAGCGGGATGTTGGGGAGGGTGAGGTGGGCCTGTCTCTGAGACGGGGGGGGTCCAGGCAGCTCCTTGATGGAGAAGGGGTGGGCAGGCTGGGCATCATGTCTGGCTTTTTGTGGGCGAGGGGTGCGGGTTGGCCAGGCTCtcacctcccctctcccttccagcCCGCTCTCGATGatcaggcagaggaaggggatgGCAAACCTGCAGCGCAGTAAGTCCCCTCGGGCTGTCCCGCTGCACCCCGGGGGACGGTGGGGGTCCTGGCACTGTGGAGGCTCACTGGCAGCACCGTGGGGATGGGAGAGTCCCTGGGCACAGGGAAGATGGACTTTCTCCGGGACAGAGGTTTGCCAATGCCACACTGGTTCAGGCATCTCCCAGCCATCCAAAAGTGTTGCTCCAAGTTCCCACTGGGGGGTGAccagcaccctgccagccccccgctccccagaGAGAGAGTGCTCAGGCCCCAGCACCCCTGTCCCGCCCGGCAAGGGTGGGAGATGAGCCACAGCAAGGTCATACCTGGCCCTGGGTCACGGCCGGGTTTAGCCTTGTGGGAGGGACCCCGGGCatggggggagctgcagggaggtggcagctcccCGCCCCGGCAGGGACTGAGCCCTGTCATGAGCGCATGGGGTCTCAGCGTGGTGCTCCCTGCGCAGGCAAGCCAGAAGCTGACGATGCTAAAGCTCGAGCCGTGCAGGAGATGATGGAGCGGATAAAGAACGGGGTGGTCCTGAGGCCCGCGAAGGAGCGGGTGCCAGTGGGCCAGGTAGGCAGGGACCTGGGCTCGGCTGCTGCCAGACACCCCCATCCTGTGGGGGAATGTCCTCAGGGAGCCCTGGGACtcggggtgggtttggggagcgttggcagccccagggagctgcGGGGCCAGCAGGATGCGGCTacatctcctccatcccctcctgcagGGTCCGGCGGCAGCATCCACCAAGCGGAGGAGCGTGGCGATGGAGCTGCAGGGCATCCTGGTGAGCAGCCCTGTCCCAAGGAGGGGGGGTCACGCCAGGCCATCACACAGGGACCTCGGAGCCATTGTTCCCAGCTCCAGCCATCATGTGTGGGGCTGCGTTGGGGCTGGCCAGGAGCACAGCCCCAGGGGGTCTCAGTGCCTGGGTGTGATCCCTCAGCATCTGGGCTCTGTGTGGTGTTTCCTAGGGTGCCATGAGGAGGGCGAGCAGGAGGCCCAGCGGGCGGCAAAGCAGCCtgaagggcagggacaggcagctggaGTCCATCCTGCAGCGGCGGCGCCGGGTGGTGGATGCATCTGCACCAGCACTGcctgccccaccgcccgcccccctccccctgcaacAGGACCACGAGGAtgctggggctgcggggaggctgGATACTGGTACGGCGCAGGGCCTGGTGGGGAGGGTATGGGGGCCTCGGGCCGGATGACCCGTCCCCAGGGACCGGCGCAGAGGTGACACACACATGTGTCTCCTCACTGCCCTGCCGTGAGCCTGACTGATGCTCTGCGGTCCCATCCTGTCACCATTCCAGGTGCAGGACGATGGCACGGGTCCCCGTGGACTCTGCTCTTGCTCTCACCCCGCTCCATgcctcctctctgtctctctgtctctttctccccaGGGGACAAGGACAACGGGACAACTCCATCCAGGCGCTCACCGGGGAGTGAGAATGGGGTCTCGTTCAGACCCCGGGCAGCCGGTGGCCTCCCCAGGACCCGGCCAGTTGCCCGCCCAGCTGGAGGCAGGGGGGAGCCAGGGTAGAGGCAGCTGCCCACCGCGCTGCCCTTCGCCCAGCACCGCCAGAGCTGCACAGCCacggcggggggaggagggagaatggCGGGCGGCAGGGATGGCTGCTGCAAACTTTCACCCTCGTTTTCCAGCAGCTTGCATCCTCTTGTGCTTTAATTAAAGTGAGGTAGCACTTGGTCCTTGCACGCCACGTTGTCACCGGAGAGGCACGTCTGCTGGGTGAGGGGGTGGCCGTGGGACGGGGCTGTGGCCGGCGTGGATGGCAGTGGAGCTGCTGCAAAACGGAATGGCCAAGAGACATTGTGGGACCGAAGCAGGGCACCCACTCTCCTGCCACCCTAGGGTGcccagcagctgggcagggacacacaTAACACAGCACTTACCTGCAGCGAGGAGGATATCTGTGTCCCCCCCTCACCAGCACTCCTGGCCttcacccagcagcagctcaggggtGAACAGTCCTTCCAGGCACTGAGCTCCAAGGCTGGGTTCCCCAGGGAGCCGGCAGACCCGTATTTACTCAAAGGGATGAATGCTCTTAAGCCCACgcttatttttaagcattgaGGGCCACAGGTTTTCCCCTCGAGCTGCTTGCTCCAAAGCTATTGGGCTGGTCCCAGAGATTTGCTGCTCCAGAGGAGCCGCAGGGCTGGtccagggaaaaggaaaaagtccaGGAAAAAGCGTCTCTGTATTTAGGCAATCAGAGGTGGAAAGCACGGATCTGCTCCATCAGGTCACCCTCCCAAGTGCCCGTGGTCCCCAAGGCACCCAGGAgtgccccctgccctgccggtgtccccccatgcgctcccctcccctccggcTGCCGCAGGGGTGTTTCGGTGCTGTAAGGCAGTCCTTCATGCTCAGCAGCAAAGGGAACAGCTTGGTACAGCTGAGTCGCCCACCGCAACTTGAACAACACACAGCGGGACCCCTGGCAATGCTGGAACATACTGGGAGACGGGGGAGTCAGCACTGCTGGGATGTGAGGGTTGAAGGGCTGGATTCCGTGGCAGTGTCTCTTCCTTTTAAATCCAAAGAACAACAGAAGCATTAATTTAATTGTGGTTTCTCCATCTCCACCGCCTTGTTGTGGGCAGGAGACAGCGGGCAGGGGAAAGCAAGTGAGAGCATCCTCATCCCTTCCACCAGATGCTTAATTAGCCAGGGCAATTCCCTTCATCCTCTCGGGGCTGGTTTTATTGCAAATAAATTGTACAGTTCAGGTCCTGAACTTGTGGCAGGGCGGATGGGCTGGGTCTGTGCTAAAACTTGGGAGAAAATGGACTCCTGGCAGTGGCTTGGCCCTCAGCTTTCCCTCGGAGTGTCGTTTTGGCGGGGATAAGCCACACgccaggggaggctggtgggtCCTCAAACATCCCTTCCACGGGCAGAGGGGCCACCCCTTCCTTCAGACGATGCCACGGTGGGTGTCAGGGCAGGTTTGCACTGCTGGTCACTTGTTTGGGCTCAGGCCCCTATAGAAGCAGGCACGTACATCTGGTGTCCCCTATAGAGGGGTTAATCCAGGGCTGCTCAGCCttgggggacaggcagggtgcgggcaggacCCTTCCTTCCTTAAATAGTTTATTCAGTTGTGTATgagagcaggcaggggcagccaggaccgTGGCTGATCCCAAGCATCCCCCTTCCATGCTGCATCTCCTTCCAGGAGTTAATTATTCTTCCCGTTAAAAATGCACGCCTTGGTTGTAGTCTGGATTTATGTACCTTCCGCTTCCAGCCAACGATCTCATGATGCCTTTGCGCAATAATTAAAGAGCTGTCTGGGATCAGACTGAACGGCCCAAAGGAACAAGGACATGCCAGGAAACCCACTCTGCTGGCCACAGTGGCATCGGAGAAAGGGCGAGCGGTTTTCGATGTACTCAAGGAGGGGACGGGTCCCTTCCTGGGGGACCTGCGGTGGCTACGGCCCTCCCTGTTtcctggggacagccaggacagGTTGCCGCCTTACAGCACtccatctctctgctttttttaatacattttctttctccttctcgaAGACGTAGACAACTCgaactaaaatatttaaagcaaggAGCTTATCTTTCTAATTACCAAGTGTTTCTTGTCCTGGCCTTTCGATTCTCCAGACACCTGAGGGCTGCCATGTGGAAAGCAGACAAGGAAAGGCTGCTCGCGAGACGTACAAGCTCACCAGACTAAAGGATGAATGTCAGCTTGTTGAACAGAACCTCTTATTGGAAAAGAAGGCAAGAGCCGCAGGGACCACAGCGCTGGGACCAGCTCAACCAGTTCCAAAAGCCCAAGGAGGCTGGAGCCAGGCTGcccacaccccccccggctcctccttcccTGGACAAAGCTGAGTTTCTCCAAATCCAGCTTTTGGGGCGATTCCCATCACAAGGGACACAGCACTACCCAGCTCTTGCATTTCGATCCCTGCCGAATTCGGCCTTTCCCTCGGCGCCATCGGGGGAAATGCCACGTCCCGAGCGCGGTTACTCATCGGCAGCCTGCCCTTTCCCACCGCTGCGCTGCCTGCGCTCTGCCCGCTCCATATCGAGTGAATTCCTCTCCCCTGATTACACCCTCCAAACACCCATGAAAATCAATGCCGGCTCTGCTCCCGCGGGAcgggaaagccatgccccgtCAGTTGCACTGTCCCCGAGCCGCCAGAGCCACCGCAGCCAGGGGAGAGCTGCCGAGCAGAGACGCTTCGGAGGGCAGCTGCGTATTAATATACATAACTCTTAAATACTTAATCAAAGTGGTAATTCACACTTCTTTTTAAGCTGGAGCTTCTTGCAAACCCTCTGTGGGTGGCCTCTGGAGCATCCTTGCATCGTCCCGTGAACAACGAGAGGTTTTGCATCTTATCCACCAGATTTTGCGGGGTCCCCATGTTTCAGGGCAGGGAACAGAGTGTTTTGTCCAAAACTCCTGTCCTGTGAGAGGGTGCGTTTTCAGGAGCCAGCCCCAAACCTCTCTGCGTATGGCAGGAGATGAGAGCAGAGCCGGGGAGCCGAGTGTGGTCCTCGCAGCCCCCACGGCATTATCTCTCCCCACACAGCAGGAGCTTTCAGGGGGGCTTTTTCTGATGCTcgccttttaaatatttatagggTTTCACTCGCTATCACCCAGTTACACGACTCATCTGAATCTGGTTCAGCTCAAAGCAATGTGTGTCATTAACATCTTAAACACCCGATGATCACAAGCAGTAGTCAGGAAAAATGGACTTGTCATCTGGAAAAATACAAAGTAATCTACCCTCGCTTTCTGGCTAAATGGATGGGAAAATGAGGATTAAAATGATGCGGTAGAAGGGACATTAAAGCTACTGATGTTCCCTATTTACATCCTGTGCACTCGTCCAGCGGCAGACACGTCTTGGGCCTCTGCTCTTCCTGCAGTACCCTGCAGAAAGAAGGGCCCAGACCCCGGGGCCAGCCCTCCATTGTGCCCTGCTCTCCCCGTGGTGGCAGTGACAGCTCTCAAGGAGTTTTACATCCCTCCTGTATCACATTCAGAGAGACAAAACTAAATTTAAACCCGACCCAAGGATGGCAAGAGGCATGGCACTTGCCCCGCCATCCTCGGCCGTGCCCCGCACGTCacgcagccccagcccaggggggCTTCGCCTCGCCTGCCGCCCCCAGCCAGGGAATCTCGCCTGCCCTGGCCCATCTGGCTGCACCCGAGACGATGGAAACTGTTACACACAGTTTGGAGCAGAGCTGTGAACATATCCAGGAGCTTCCCAGCagcctgccacccccccccccgggtgccacCCCCATCACTGccagcatcctcctccctcctccatgGCAGAAACCTATTTTTCAACCTAAATTTGGTCAAGCTTATAGCTGTCCATCAGTGAACAAAAGCATCCAGCTTGTCCCGCTGCTCGCCTAGGCGGCAGCGagccggggcaggggacagagttGGGACCTGCGTCCCCCACCCTGTGGCCTTGAAGCAAAATTACAGCACAGCACCCGAGCTGGGGAGCAGGTTCTCCAGGAGCTTCCCAGTGCTACGGGCAAGGCTGATGGTTTTCTCCCACCCGTGCCCTTGCGTCTTCTTTTGTGCTTTGCCTGCTACTAATCACTTTGCTTTCAGTGCTTTTACCTTCACTTTTCTGATTCCGTGATAACAAAGAGCTCCATACGGAAAATACACACCTCCTGCTAACCCCTCTCAGTGACTACATCTCCCAAGGCCTTCGTGATCTGCCttctgcagccctcaggtcctcTCGATAGCTCTCTCATCCTCCACTATTTctctaaaaacataaaaaataaccAGCATGCACAGAGGACAACTTCCTCACGCAACAACGACTCAACGCGGGAGACAAATGCTCCTGAGCCAGAGGGACAACACTGCATCCAGCCTCTCTAATAAGGTGAACTTCACCTATAGCCTTTATTAGGCGAGCAGCTCTCAAACAGAAACCACACTTCTACTAAATCAGCATCAAAACATGCCAGTGTTGTTGGGCACTGAAGAAATCCAGGGGCAGGGACCATGTTCCTTACCTTTGCCTTAAGCCAGAACTGGCCACAAGATTAAAATGAGCCACTTTCTTCAGAAATTCCTCAAAAAGCCTTCCCAAATGATGAAActctgctgccagagctgggCGCTCCTGCGCTACAGCCATGAACAGCCCTGGCTCCCGGCTAGCCTGGGGACATCTAGTTCTGGCACAGGCTGACGGTGaccaacaacaaagcaaaaaagggggaaaaaatccttaTGATTACAAGGAACAAGAACAAAGGGTTCAGCTCCTTCTCAGTAGgatcatctatttttttttttccttttagcaaagGAGGGAGACACAGCGAGTTTAGCAGCACTGGGAACGACAAGCAGATGACACCCAAGGGATGCTGAGGCAACTCGCTCAGCATCTCACTCCCCTCACGCCTACGCACGTAGAGAATCGCTCTCCGTGAAACAGCTGCCTGGGGCCTCACTCAGCCCGCCAGCACTGCTGCAGCATCCCGGCCGCTCAGCGAGGCTGCCAGCAAAACCAGAGAGGAGAAAAGTGGGTATTTCCAacattaaaatcaaacaaaaagagACGTCGAGTCCTTCCAGGTTACCTCCCTGCAGCTGCGGAGTGCTGGGAGAGGTGCCTGCCCCCACGCTTCCCTCCCAACGTGTACTCCGCAGGGGGACACCAGCATCCTCCAATGctggcaggctcccagcaggaaTACGTGGGAGTTCAACAGTTTGgttactttattctttttttttttttttaattaatggctCTGTGTAAACCTCAGTTAAATATCAAGCGCATTCTGCTGCCACTCCGAGGGAACGGTTCCCCCACAGCCAAACTACACCACGCACAGACTTCTGGCTTTAAACCCCAGCAGACGACAACGCCTCCCAGGTCCCCgagcagggtgggcagcaccGGGAAGCCAGACCCTCCTTGCGCTTGGCTGGAGCCAAACATCCTTCTTGCGTACAGTCCCGGGGGATCGGCAGAGCTGTATAAAAAGGCGCAAGCCCTGCCCGTGTGTCTGTCCAGTGCTGCTGGCACCTCCGGCCATCGTCCAGTTTATAGGTTGCTAGCAAAATCCCTTCGAGAAACATTGAGGAGGGCTCGAGCGAGGCCTGGGGACAGTGCTGCTTCGCAGCCTGCTGCACAGTTTGGGTCTGCCCTGCTCCTTCACCGCAGCCGATGCCGGCTGCATCCGGGGCTCAGTAAATCTTCTGTCGGCTGGGCAGGATGGCCTCCTTGATGAAAGAGAAGATGAGAAGGATACCAGAGCGCTTGCCCCTCTTCCCCTTGGTGAAGTAGTTGGAGACCACGTCGTCtgtggagaaaagggaagaacaaTCAAATACAAACCCCACTGACAGCCACAGGAACCTTGGGACAGGATGTCTGATTTCAGGGTGACGCACGAGCTGCCTTTAAAGTATGAAACTTTCTGGTTTGCTCAGATCTGGCCTATCTGGGCATTCCTGTAAGCCACGGCCAGGGAGCCCAAATCCTGAGCTCCCTTTCTTGAGCTTGTAGGGAGAGTCCAGGGAAAGCAACAGTGCCTCATGACTGGAGAGATGCAGCATGTAAAGCTGGAACAGCCCTCCACTCTGCTCACCCTCACCCTGCAGAAACCCCACCTTTCCTTCCTCAGCTTTTGGAAGGATTTACCCAACCAGCTGCCCCGCATCTCTCCTCAGTGCGGTGGGAATGCGGTGTGTTGAGCACAGCCCCTGTCAAAACCCAGCAGACATCTGCCCGGGCCTTGGGAGCGCTCACCTCCAGGCTGCACCGTGGAAGGCAGGACGTTCTCTCCAGCCGAcaaggagacaaaaaaagcaaaaggaattaacCACAGGCAGAACGTGAAGTAGGCGAGAACCTGTGGGCAGAGCAAGACAGGTAGTGAGAGCAGAGCCACAATGCACTCAGTGGCCTTTCACAGGCTGAATTCTGTCCGCGCTAACACCCACAAGTGCTGCCTCAGCCTCAGCTGCACCTCCCTACGGTACAACCCAAGTTTCTGCCTGAACCCCCCAAGAGAAAGGGCACTGAAGGGGAAGAACTGCAACTCAACCTCTCCCGAGTCTCTTGGGCGCTGAGATAGCACGGCCCTATGAAGCTGATAAGGGGATAAAATTCACCCAGCAACTTCCATGGAAGGACAGGATGCACAGGAAAAGCCCTTGCTCCTGTTTCAGGTGTTTGAAAACCTTTACTGCTCCCAGAAACCAGAATTTTAAACAGCACAAAGACACAAACAGGAGATTGGCTGTGttgttattaataattaaatCCTCTTCACACCTTCTGGGGACTAAAAGGAAGGGTCAAGGTCTGGACTTGCTCCTCCTGTCCCAGGGTGGGATGCTGGTGTAGCAGGAGGAGTCAGCGCTTGCGGGAGCAGCCACTGCTGTGGTTTGGGGAGAGCCAAGCCAAATGGTGCTGAGCTGCCACACCAGCCTCCTTGTGCATGCAAATGCTGGAGAAGTGTTAAACTTCATAAaaaggttgttggttttttattttggtggagtttttttggtttgtttttaaagtctacACTAAGCAGCAGCTCCTGTTGGGCCCAAGCAAGCCCCCCTGTGAATGCAGTCCTTCCTCTTGGTAGGTGCAAAGGGGGTGAGACAGAAGAAACAGCACATCAGAGACATAAAAATAATGAGGAGCAATTATGACAAAAGGGAAGCGATTTGTGGTtagcttgtaaaaaaaatttaaaagagtactattttctatttttcctagtttttagcatatcagaaaaaaaaaatctgcacttaATATACAGTATTTCTTCTGCCTCTCTAGTTGGCCAAGAAAGCCCCAAGTCCACACCCGAGAAATGAGACTGCAGCTTCCCTGGTACTTCTAAGGGAATAAGCACAGGAACCCCCAGGGAAGGGCTGCAAAAAATATCCTCAGTGTGTCTTACTGCTGActgaaaaaatggcattttcctctccctcctcccaccaaCAGCTCCACACTGGCTGGAAGAACATGGACCGACTCCTTCCCAAAGGTCTCTCACCTCAGAGAACAGGTAATACTCCTCGGCGAAGTACTGGAACGCTAAGTAGTGATTGAATATAACCAGCACtgccaaaggaaaacacagcaaagtcAGTCTCCAGCCCAGAAGCAATACTGTCATCTTATTTCATTAGCCCCCTGAAGGAGGACATCCACTTCCACTGCTGTACACTCCACAAGGAGCAGCTCTTCCCTGCCACGTATCCCCTTTCCTGCAGCCCCTGTACACCTGGAATCCTGCTGtggctaaaatattttcatgcatcTAGTGAGAAACGGTGTGAGCAGCCAGagtctcccccatcccagctccgTTTTGTTACTCTGTGCAGCCCCAGACGAGCCCCTCGTCCTTCTGGTGTTTTATTCTCCATGTCCTCAAGGGCACCCGGGAGAGCCCAGCCTGACACTCGCTAATGCTGTGCAGCGCTgagagaagcagtgaaaaacCCTGTGTCCCCaacagctgctgcagagaaaaaCTCTTCTGCCTGCTGTAAACCAAGTCAAGCTGAAATGCTGCCAGCATAGTGGGGTTAACAGTGTCCTCAGCAGTGAAAAATACCACTTAGCTCTTATGGAGCTGGAATTAAGAGCTTCTTTCACCTTTTATCTGAGATACCAACACAGCAACCCCAGCCCAGGAGCACCGTGTCAGTAGAGCCCCAGCAAGAGACAACACCGACACGGGAAGCTGTGTCCCACGCTGCATTATCATCCATCTGCTCCAGTCTACAGATGAAACTGAAGATCCAGATGAGAGTCTGGGTCTGCCAAAAAACGCAGCTCCTGATCTACACGCCACAGGAGAGCTACACTCATTTTCAAGTAGCGGATAAAATCCTACCTATGTGAATACTTTGAGGAGCAAAGGTATTTCAGTTGTACACAGACAGCACCCTAAAATATGCATAAAGAATCAGAATGTCATGCCAGAAAAAATTTTGCCCATTCGCTACTTAAGGTGTCACTACAAATCACTCTCAGCAGAGATTTGAAGTCAGATCTGCACACAGGACACTAAAACATGCAGGAGACTCAGCAACTCATGGCAGGAGAAAACCATTTAACCTACTCAGAGCAGCCAAAAAAACAGTTTAATTGTCAGAGCTACTGGCTCACCACCCCAGACCTGGCAGCGGACCTGCTCCCGGACTCAGCCTATGACATGGCTCTGACCATTCATCAGACGAGTCTGGCAGACAAAGAACTAAGCTGCCCACTTTGCCCAGAATATTGGTGCTGCTAATTTAAGTCTCTGCCTGACCTCACACCAAAACCCTGTGCCTATGCCAGACACTCAGAAAAGAGGAGAGACCCTTATGCCCATCTCGCACCAGGGCTTGCCGGGCAGGGCCAGGcagcccacagcccagctgcGGACGGGGCCACGGCAGCCAGAGTCATGGGCTCAGCAAACACCACAAGAAAGGTGCAAacgtgaaaaataaaaatccctgatTTAAGCTCAGCGATGTACTTTTCTAACAGGACTTTCTCCCTGATGAATTCACACAGTAATTGTGGACATTTTTCTAAACATCAGCTTCTTATGATGACACGCATACAGTCCCTTTCACAGCCCAGCCTGACATCAGGCTGTAATTACACACGTCAGGTTTTTTAGTTTGCTTCAAATCCCTCCTGCTCTTTACCAAGACACGGTGAATGCCCAAAACAGGAGGTCTTCAGGGAGGAGGCCGAGCTTTGGGCCAGCTGGGATCTCGTTTCCCTAGTGCTGCTGCCTAGGTTTGTAGCGGAACTGGCCACAGGGTGAAGCAGATAGTGCCCAAGAAAGTCCGACGTCCCCAGCTCTGTGCCAGGGCACACTACCACAGGCACTTCCCAACCACCAAGCCCAGCCCACAATTATCACAGCCACATCATAAAGCGCAATTAAGAAGCGCCGCACAAAGCTCAAAGTCCTTCCGCACAAAGCTCAAAGTCCTTCCGAACGCCATGGGGGCTGCAACCGCAAAACCTAAACCTTTGCTGCCACCCAGAGCCCACCCAGTGATAGGGGTGATGAGGATTTCTCCGCCCTAGAGTCcactcccaccccagca encodes:
- the LOC141743298 gene encoding shootin-1-like isoform X2, translated to MDWAGDGAGQLAAILESESSEEDEEEEEESATVQRPPLGQEVNEAEERLAELEQASQALLAELSALETEFEIERTCRQRAEAYAAQVKQENKQLKRLSLAPAAPPALPEEQPPEEDPDPAQCYQQQLEDLQEKISWLLEQRKDLTIQIQELQRQNQDLKDQLETGQEERQRLRAALSTSQRALKSFKKVSQIVTQDYCEAMQQLELEQDLRLHAEAFAHEMLVQKKEANRQSMILLQSSGPSAQLLAALQEVGRLTQLLEEARQERQQQVKELEEQLGRRPEPEELDMAQAALAAAEDEKLELRKRLQEAEGRLAGLKEEVGSLREKLAQGPPPQSQTPEMVAPAPPPPPPPPPLPPPTPAVPVDPLSMIRQRKGMANLQRSKPEADDAKARAVQEMMERIKNGVVLRPAKERVPVGQGPAAASTKRRSVAMELQGILGAMRRASRRPSGRQSSLKGRDRQLESILQRRRRVVDASAPALPAPPPAPLPLQQDHEDAGAAGRLDTGDKDNGTTPSRRSPGSENGVSFRPRAAGGLPRTRPVARPAGGRGEPG
- the LOC141743298 gene encoding shootin-1-like isoform X1, with amino-acid sequence MDWAGDGAGQLAAILESESSEEDEEEEEESATVQQRPPLGQEVNEAEERLAELEQASQALLAELSALETEFEIERTCRQRAEAYAAQVKQENKQLKRLSLAPAAPPALPEEQPPEEDPDPAQCYQQQLEDLQEKISWLLEQRKDLTIQIQELQRQNQDLKDQLETGQEERQRLRAALSTSQRALKSFKKVSQIVTQDYCEAMQQLELEQDLRLHAEAFAHEMLVQKKEANRQSMILLQSSGPSAQLLAALQEVGRLTQLLEEARQERQQQVKELEEQLGRRPEPEELDMAQAALAAAEDEKLELRKRLQEAEGRLAGLKEEVGSLREKLAQGPPPQSQTPEMVAPAPPPPPPPPPLPPPTPAVPVDPLSMIRQRKGMANLQRSKPEADDAKARAVQEMMERIKNGVVLRPAKERVPVGQGPAAASTKRRSVAMELQGILGAMRRASRRPSGRQSSLKGRDRQLESILQRRRRVVDASAPALPAPPPAPLPLQQDHEDAGAAGRLDTGDKDNGTTPSRRSPGSENGVSFRPRAAGGLPRTRPVARPAGGRGEPG